A stretch of the Capsicum annuum cultivar UCD-10X-F1 chromosome 10, UCD10Xv1.1, whole genome shotgun sequence genome encodes the following:
- the LOC107845103 gene encoding uridine nucleosidase 1, translating into MSISGSLTDGLVAKKREKIIIDTDPGIDDSMAILMAFQTPEVEIVGLTTIFGNATTKNATRNALILCETAGYPDTPVAEGSLEPLKRGEPHVADFVHGSDGLGNLCLPSPNTKKIEKSASEFLVDKVSEYPGEVTVLALGPLTNLALAVKRDSNFTSKVKRVVILGGSFFALGNVNPAAEANIYGDPEAADIVFTSGANIDVVGVNITTQVKMTDADLDELRLSEGKHAKLLCNMCKFYRDFHVKSDGVYGVFPHDPVTFMALIRPDLFTYKKGVVRVETQGICAGHTLMDLGLKKPNTSNPWTGYPPVSVAWTVNVDEVLSIIKKTLMKP; encoded by the exons ATGTCAATTTCTGGTAGTTTGACTGATGGATTGGTGGCTAAAAAACGTGAAAAAATCATCATAGATACTGATCCTGGCATTG ATGACAGTATGGCGATATTAATGGCATTCCAGACCCCAGAAGTTGAGATAGTAGGCTTAACTACCATATTTGGAAATGCTACTACAAAAAATGCTACACGAAATGCATTAATTTTG TGTGAGACTGCAGGATATCCAGATACCCCAGTGGCAGAGGGTAGCCTTGAACCTTTGAAG AGAGGGGAGCCGCATGTTGCAGACTTTGTTCATGGTTCAGATGGATTAGGCAACTTATGCTTACCTTCTCCAAATACTAAGAAAATTGAGAAATCTGCATCCGAATTTCTGGTGGATAAAGTATCCGAATATCCCGGTGAAGTAACTGTACTTGCACTAGGACCACTGACAAATCTGGCTTTG GCTGTTAAAAGAGACTCAAACTTTACAAGCAAGGTGAAGAGGGTGGTAATACTTGGCGGTTCCTTCTTCGCTCTGGGAAATGTTAATCCCGCTGCAGAAGCAAAT ATATATGGGGATCCAGAGGCTGCAGATATTGTGTTCACTTCAGGAGcaaatattgatgttgttggtgtcaACATTACCACGCAAGTCAAAATGACAG ATGCTGACCTTGATGAACTGAGGCTATCCGAAGGAAAACATGCTAAACTTTTGTGCAACATGTGCAAATTTTACCGAGATTTTCATGTTAAGTCAGATGGCGTATATG GAGTCTTTCCTCATGATCCCGTCACCTTTATGGCACTAATTAGACCTGACCTCTTCACGTATAAGAAAGGCGTTGTGAGGGTTGAGACACAGGGCATTTGCGCTGGGCATACACTCATGGACCTCGGGCTAAAGAA GCCGAATACGAGCAATCCATGGACAGGGTATCCTCCAGTTTCTGTTGCATGGACAGTTAATGTGGATGAAGTTCTGAGTATTATCAAGAAAACTTTAATGAAACCATGA
- the LOC107845104 gene encoding uncharacterized protein LOC107845104: MSSIHSSMIFAETISWYCALFLAIMLVLSCCESSENDHQFIVQMQGNNYNKACDEIYVVKEGETLHTISEKCGDPFIVEENPHIHDPDDVFPGLVIKITPFKNL; encoded by the coding sequence ATGTCTAGCATTCATTCATCGATGATTTTCGCCGAGACGATTTCATGGTATTGTGCATTGTTCTTGGCAATTATGTTGGTGTTGAGCTGCTGTGAATCCagtgagaatgatcatcaatTCATAGTGCAAATGCAAGGGAATAATTATAACAAGGCATGTGATGAAATATATGTtgtgaaagaaggagaaacattGCATACAATAAGTGAAAAATGTGGTGATCCTTTTATTGTTGAAGAGAATCCACATATTCATGATCCTGATGATGTTTTCCCTGGCTTAGTTATCAAGATTACTCCTTTCAAGAATCTCTAG